Proteins encoded together in one Janthinobacterium tructae window:
- the arsA gene encoding arsenical pump-driving ATPase — translation MPAAFHFLDHPPAFMFFTGKGGVGKTSLACAHAVLLADQGRRVLLVSTDPASNVGQVFDMAIGNRITPILAVPGLSALEIDPQAAAQLYRDKIVGPVRCVLPEAVVKSIEEQLSGACTTEIAAFDEFTALLTDAHILKDYDHIVFDTAPTGHTIRMLQLPGAWDAFLEEGKGDASCLGPLAGLEKQRDRYHAAVAALADPARSRLILVARAQGATLREAARTHDELAAIGLTQQYLVINGVLPASEGASDPLAASVVQREQRALAALPEALLSLPQDRIPLMPFNLVGLDALRRLLLAEGGRTPPAVAVLPEIATPALASLVDEIARNGHGLIMLMGKGGVGKTTIAAAVAVALARRGHAVHLTTSDPAAHLSETLSGSLEHLTVSRIDPHAEIERYRREVMETKGKKLDAAGRALLAEDLRSPCTEEIAVFQAFSRAIREAGRQFVVMDTAPTGHTLLLLDATGAYHREVLRQMADTQLHFTTPMMQLQDQAQTKVLIVTLAETTPVLEAAGLQADLRRAGIEPWAWVINNSLCAASPRSPLLRQRALNEQVHIATVARQLAHRYAVVPLLAEDPVGIAHLEQLSMPAVAAERQVF, via the coding sequence ATGCCAGCCGCCTTCCACTTTCTCGACCATCCTCCCGCGTTCATGTTTTTTACGGGCAAAGGAGGCGTGGGCAAGACCTCGCTGGCCTGCGCCCATGCCGTGCTGTTGGCCGACCAGGGCCGGCGCGTCCTGTTGGTCAGCACGGATCCCGCTTCCAACGTCGGCCAGGTGTTTGACATGGCGATCGGCAACCGGATTACTCCCATCCTGGCCGTTCCCGGCCTGAGCGCGCTGGAAATCGATCCGCAGGCCGCCGCCCAGCTGTATCGCGACAAGATCGTTGGGCCGGTGCGCTGCGTGCTGCCGGAAGCGGTGGTCAAATCCATCGAAGAGCAGCTTTCCGGAGCGTGCACCACCGAAATCGCGGCCTTCGACGAATTTACCGCGCTGCTCACCGATGCGCATATCCTCAAGGACTATGACCACATCGTATTCGATACGGCGCCTACCGGCCATACCATACGGATGCTGCAATTGCCGGGCGCCTGGGATGCCTTCCTGGAGGAGGGCAAGGGCGATGCATCCTGTCTGGGGCCACTGGCGGGACTGGAAAAGCAGCGCGACCGCTACCATGCGGCCGTCGCGGCGCTGGCCGATCCTGCGCGCAGCCGTTTGATTCTGGTGGCGCGGGCACAAGGCGCCACCCTGCGTGAAGCGGCCCGCACGCATGATGAGCTCGCCGCCATTGGCCTGACGCAACAATACCTCGTCATCAATGGCGTGTTGCCAGCGTCAGAGGGGGCAAGCGATCCGCTGGCCGCGTCCGTCGTGCAGCGCGAGCAGCGCGCCCTGGCCGCCTTGCCTGAGGCTCTGCTGTCACTGCCCCAAGACCGGATCCCGCTGATGCCGTTCAACCTGGTCGGCCTCGACGCCTTGCGCCGCCTGCTGCTGGCCGAGGGCGGCAGGACGCCTCCCGCCGTCGCGGTGCTGCCGGAGATCGCCACGCCGGCCCTTGCCAGCTTGGTCGACGAGATCGCCCGTAACGGTCACGGTCTGATCATGCTGATGGGCAAGGGCGGCGTCGGCAAGACCACCATTGCCGCCGCCGTGGCGGTGGCGCTGGCCAGGCGCGGCCATGCGGTGCATCTGACGACCTCGGATCCTGCGGCGCACCTGTCCGAAACGCTCAGCGGCTCACTGGAGCATCTGACTGTGAGCCGCATCGATCCGCATGCGGAAATCGAGCGTTACCGCCGGGAGGTGATGGAGACAAAAGGCAAGAAACTCGATGCGGCCGGACGCGCATTGCTGGCGGAGGACTTGCGCTCGCCCTGTACCGAAGAAATTGCCGTCTTTCAGGCGTTCTCGCGCGCGATACGCGAGGCTGGCAGACAATTTGTCGTGATGGATACCGCCCCCACGGGCCACACGCTATTATTGCTGGACGCAACGGGCGCCTATCACCGGGAAGTGCTGCGCCAGATGGCCGACACGCAGCTGCACTTCACTACGCCCATGATGCAGTTGCAGGACCAGGCCCAGACCAAGGTATTGATCGTCACGCTGGCCGAGACGACCCCGGTGCTGGAAGCGGCCGGCCTGCAGGCCGACCTGCGCAGGGCGGGTATCGAACCGTGGGCCTGGGTCATCAACAACAGCCTGTGCGCGGCCAGCCCGCGCTCGCCGCTGTTGCGCCAGCGCGCCCTGAACGAACAGGTGCACATTGCCACAGTGGCCCGGCAGCTCGCGCATCGCTACGCGGTAGTGCCACTGCTGGCGGAGGATCCTGTGGGTATCGCCCATCTGGAGCAATTGAGCATGCCGGCTGTAGCGGCTGAGCGCCAGGTATTCTGA
- a CDS encoding ArsR/SmtB family transcription factor has protein sequence MSDLENGLDLRAMRAAATQACGILKVLANPDRLLLLCQLTQGPHCVRELENVLGIQQPTLSQQLGVLRDEALVTTQREGKQIFYSIASSEAKAVMQVLYQLYCEKATGATS, from the coding sequence ATGAGCGACTTGGAAAATGGGCTTGATTTGCGAGCTATGCGTGCGGCGGCAACTCAGGCATGCGGCATACTGAAGGTCCTCGCGAATCCGGACCGGCTGCTTCTCCTCTGCCAGCTGACGCAGGGGCCTCACTGTGTACGTGAGCTTGAAAATGTCCTGGGTATACAACAGCCAACCCTTTCTCAGCAGCTTGGCGTGTTGCGCGATGAAGCGCTGGTGACCACGCAGCGCGAAGGGAAACAGATTTTCTACAGCATTGCCAGTAGCGAGGCAAAGGCTGTCATGCAGGTGCTATATCAACTCTATTGTGAAAAAGCAACGGGAGCAACATCATGA
- a CDS encoding YeeE/YedE family protein, with protein sequence MMIDWVNFTPWTSLAGGMLIGLAAAMFLLFNGRIAGISGILGGLLQWPTGDLAWRIAFLLGLVGAPLVYGLFAPLPTVQVDAGAITLVAAGLLVGIGTRYGSGCTSGHGVCGLSRRSPRSLVATGAFMVAGFLTVFIVRHVIG encoded by the coding sequence ATGATGATCGATTGGGTCAATTTCACGCCTTGGACCTCCCTGGCCGGCGGCATGCTGATCGGCTTGGCAGCAGCAATGTTTTTGCTTTTCAACGGCCGTATTGCCGGGATCAGCGGCATCCTCGGCGGTTTGCTGCAATGGCCGACTGGCGACCTGGCGTGGCGCATCGCATTTCTGCTCGGTCTGGTTGGCGCACCACTAGTGTATGGCCTCTTTGCGCCGCTGCCCACGGTTCAAGTGGACGCGGGAGCCATAACACTGGTCGCGGCCGGTTTATTGGTCGGCATCGGTACGCGTTATGGCTCAGGTTGCACCAGCGGCCACGGGGTTTGTGGCCTGTCGCGAAGGTCGCCGCGCTCTCTGGTAGCGACCGGGGCCTTCATGGTGGCCGGCTTCCTCACCGTTTTCATCGTTCGTCACGTCATTGGATAA
- a CDS encoding YeeE/YedE family protein yields the protein MHSITALIAGIVFGLGLILSGMTNPAKVVGFLDLAGRWDPSLAMVMGGAIVVGLVAFRWAEGRTRALTGAIMRVPTASHIDRRLILGGLAFGTGWGLAGYCPGPALASLLSGGAKPLIFFAAMLAGMVVFELLERLPIRRKQIA from the coding sequence ATGCATAGCATCACGGCACTTATTGCAGGGATCGTTTTTGGCCTCGGTTTGATTCTCTCCGGCATGACCAATCCAGCCAAGGTCGTCGGCTTTCTCGACCTGGCAGGACGCTGGGATCCTTCACTCGCGATGGTCATGGGCGGCGCCATCGTTGTCGGGCTGGTGGCGTTTCGCTGGGCAGAAGGGCGCACACGGGCACTGACCGGCGCCATCATGCGCGTACCGACGGCCTCGCACATCGACAGGCGGCTGATACTGGGCGGCCTTGCCTTCGGCACCGGCTGGGGACTGGCAGGCTATTGCCCTGGACCGGCGCTGGCGTCACTGCTCAGCGGTGGTGCCAAGCCCCTCATTTTTTTCGCCGCAATGCTTGCTGGCATGGTGGTATTTGAATTGCTGGAACGCCTGCCAATCCGCCGAAAGCAAATTGCTTGA
- a CDS encoding class I SAM-dependent methyltransferase: MTHDNSFNDAAQIWDKRFRRADFLFGTEPSAYLAAHRCLLEAGKTALAVADGEGRNSIWLAKQGLQVDAFDVSPVGVAKAAELARHHDVTVNLRVCDCDAWDWQHEAYDVVAAIFVQFAGPEMRRRMFANMIGTLKPGGYLIIQGYTPKQLEYKTGGPGLLDHLYTADMMRVAFSSLQIAELCEYEEELNEGIQHVGRSALLGMVARKPLM; this comes from the coding sequence ATGACGCATGACAATTCTTTCAATGATGCAGCACAAATCTGGGACAAGCGCTTTCGCCGTGCCGATTTCCTATTTGGCACTGAGCCGAGCGCCTACCTGGCGGCGCATCGCTGTTTGCTGGAAGCGGGTAAAACGGCACTGGCAGTCGCCGATGGTGAAGGTCGGAACAGCATCTGGCTGGCCAAACAGGGCCTGCAAGTCGATGCCTTCGATGTTTCTCCGGTGGGCGTGGCGAAGGCTGCGGAGCTTGCTCGTCATCACGACGTCACCGTTAATTTGCGCGTCTGCGATTGTGACGCGTGGGATTGGCAGCATGAGGCATACGATGTGGTTGCCGCAATATTTGTGCAATTTGCAGGGCCAGAAATGCGGCGCCGCATGTTTGCCAACATGATCGGCACGCTCAAGCCCGGCGGTTACCTGATCATCCAGGGCTATACGCCAAAGCAGCTGGAATACAAAACCGGCGGCCCGGGCCTACTCGATCACTTATATACCGCCGACATGATGCGTGTAGCGTTCTCCTCCCTCCAAATCGCGGAATTGTGCGAATACGAAGAAGAACTCAATGAAGGTATCCAGCACGTAGGCCGCTCGGCTTTACTCGGCATGGTTGCGCGCAAACCGCTTATGTGA
- a CDS encoding YgaP family membrane protein, with the protein MKRNIGSVDRTIRIVAGLVLIAAVLLGLIGPWGWIGVIPLATGIFRFCPAYLPFGISTCGIKR; encoded by the coding sequence ATGAAAAGAAATATTGGAAGTGTCGACCGCACAATTCGCATTGTGGCGGGCCTGGTCCTGATCGCCGCAGTGTTGTTGGGCCTAATTGGCCCATGGGGATGGATCGGTGTCATCCCTTTGGCTACCGGAATCTTCCGGTTTTGCCCTGCATATTTACCGTTCGGGATAAGCACCTGCGGGATCAAACGATAA
- a CDS encoding carboxymuconolactone decarboxylase family protein: protein MTTNPNAYGELTTAISKQLSTLRNDIPDVMKGFGELAKAASRDGALSRKTKELIALTLGVAAHCDACIGFHVQALVRLGTTKAELEEALGMAIYMGGGPSAMYSANALAAFEEFSAA from the coding sequence ATGACAACAAATCCGAACGCCTACGGTGAACTGACTACTGCCATATCGAAACAACTGAGCACATTGCGCAACGATATTCCTGATGTGATGAAGGGTTTTGGCGAATTGGCGAAGGCGGCGTCGCGTGACGGTGCCCTCTCCCGGAAAACCAAAGAGCTCATTGCATTGACTTTGGGCGTGGCAGCCCATTGCGACGCCTGCATTGGCTTTCATGTGCAGGCACTTGTCAGGCTTGGCACCACAAAGGCTGAACTCGAAGAGGCTTTGGGAATGGCAATCTACATGGGCGGAGGTCCATCCGCGATGTATTCGGCAAACGCCTTGGCCGCATTCGAGGAATTCTCGGCGGCGTAA
- a CDS encoding c-type cytochrome, with product MSKKYMSSKVDRPLWGAQILVTICAAVFVIGNSHAQGADFNPPLDASIPSGPKGDAIKHGKLLLTDTRQRLPNNVGNGLNCTSCHLAGGATPNASPWVGIWGVFPEYRARSGKLISLQERVNDCFERSLNGKPLPIASNEMNDILAYMQWISTGVPTGVNVKGRGFGPFDQKLKPDGAQGKQVYAAKCASCHGAEGQGLPNGAGGYVFPPVWGKYSFNDGAGMARTYTAAAFVKYNMPLGQGGSLSDQEALDVSEFFTKQVRPVYPGKAKDWPKGDKPKDARS from the coding sequence ATGTCAAAAAAATACATGTCGAGCAAGGTTGACCGGCCGCTGTGGGGGGCGCAAATCCTTGTAACAATCTGCGCCGCAGTTTTTGTCATCGGCAACTCTCATGCGCAAGGCGCCGATTTCAATCCGCCGCTCGATGCCAGCATCCCGTCTGGCCCCAAGGGGGATGCTATCAAGCACGGCAAACTGCTGCTGACAGACACACGTCAGCGCCTGCCGAACAATGTCGGCAACGGTCTCAATTGTACCAGTTGCCATCTGGCTGGCGGCGCCACACCGAACGCCTCGCCGTGGGTCGGCATCTGGGGTGTTTTTCCGGAATACCGCGCGCGCAGCGGCAAGCTCATTTCACTGCAAGAGCGCGTCAATGATTGCTTCGAGCGCTCGTTGAATGGCAAGCCGCTGCCTATCGCCTCGAACGAGATGAACGATATCCTCGCTTACATGCAGTGGATATCGACGGGGGTGCCAACCGGCGTCAATGTCAAGGGGCGCGGCTTCGGTCCGTTCGACCAGAAGCTCAAGCCCGATGGCGCGCAAGGCAAGCAAGTGTATGCCGCCAAGTGCGCCAGCTGCCATGGTGCCGAGGGACAGGGCCTGCCGAATGGCGCTGGCGGCTATGTCTTTCCACCGGTGTGGGGCAAGTACTCGTTCAACGATGGCGCCGGCATGGCCCGCACCTATACCGCCGCAGCCTTCGTCAAGTACAACATGCCATTAGGGCAGGGCGGCAGCCTGAGCGATCAGGAAGCGCTCGATGTCAGCGAGTTCTTCACCAAGCAAGTGCGTCCGGTCTATCCAGGCAAGGCCAAGGACTGGCCAAAAGGCGACAAACCTAAGGATGCGCGTAGCTAA
- a CDS encoding rhodanese-like domain-containing protein produces MTYTKKFQQLADSARERVIEVSPCDVDKLMANGAIALDIRDKEEHDIGHIAGSLNISRGKLEMNIEQAIPDLDAVILCYCNAYNRGALSADTLRAMGYRNVRLIAGGLKAYRARD; encoded by the coding sequence ATGACTTACACAAAAAAATTCCAGCAGCTCGCCGATTCCGCACGTGAACGGGTTATTGAAGTATCGCCGTGTGATGTCGATAAACTGATGGCTAACGGTGCCATTGCACTTGATATACGCGACAAGGAAGAGCACGACATCGGCCATATTGCAGGCTCGCTCAACATCAGCCGGGGCAAGCTCGAAATGAACATCGAGCAGGCAATACCTGATCTTGATGCCGTCATCCTTTGTTATTGCAATGCTTACAATCGGGGAGCATTGTCCGCAGATACACTGCGCGCCATGGGTTACCGCAATGTACGCCTCATCGCAGGCGGGTTGAAGGCTTATCGCGCCAGGGATTGA
- a CDS encoding sulfite exporter TauE/SafE family protein — MTTILLLGFTVGIILALTGAGGGILAVPLLVFGAGLSMAEAGPIGLLAVGLAALLGTIMGLKAGTVRYKAALLISVTGILCSPLGLWLAQRMPNRPLTIVFAFVLLFVAWRVFQKSMPSTGQDQTAQRIPPCQIDSGKGKLIWTAPCARALALAGVAAGGLSGLLGVGGGFVMVPALQRYTNLATQSILATSLAVIALVSMSGVVASTLSGHLQWTIALPFSGGALAGMIAGRLVAARLSGSLLQKGFAIVSALVAVALLVKALR, encoded by the coding sequence ATGACAACGATACTGCTGCTAGGTTTTACCGTCGGTATCATTCTGGCACTAACCGGCGCCGGCGGCGGCATTCTTGCCGTACCGCTGCTGGTGTTCGGCGCAGGTCTCAGTATGGCAGAGGCCGGACCTATCGGCCTTCTGGCCGTTGGCCTGGCGGCGCTGCTTGGCACCATCATGGGATTGAAGGCCGGCACCGTGCGTTACAAGGCGGCGCTGCTGATCTCGGTGACGGGAATACTGTGTTCTCCGCTGGGGCTATGGCTGGCCCAACGCATGCCTAACCGGCCTTTGACCATAGTGTTTGCCTTCGTGCTGCTGTTCGTCGCTTGGCGCGTGTTTCAGAAATCGATGCCAAGCACCGGACAAGATCAAACAGCCCAACGTATTCCTCCATGTCAGATCGATTCGGGCAAAGGCAAGTTGATCTGGACTGCTCCGTGCGCGCGCGCGCTAGCCCTGGCCGGCGTGGCCGCAGGTGGTCTGTCAGGCCTGTTGGGTGTCGGCGGCGGCTTCGTCATGGTGCCGGCGCTGCAGCGCTACACGAACCTGGCAACCCAATCGATACTGGCCACGTCTCTGGCGGTCATCGCCCTGGTGTCAATGTCAGGGGTCGTGGCCAGCACGCTGTCTGGTCACTTGCAATGGACGATCGCATTGCCATTTTCTGGCGGTGCACTGGCGGGCATGATCGCCGGCCGCCTGGTCGCGGCAAGGCTGTCCGGTTCGCTCTTGCAAAAGGGCTTCGCAATCGTCTCGGCACTGGTCGCGGTAGCGCTGCTGGTCAAGGCCCTGCGTTGA
- a CDS encoding bifunctional protein tyrosine phosphatase family protein/NAD(P)/FAD-dependent oxidoreductase, protein MDIRPLVPGLAVAPQITAAELIELKRAGYRAIICNRPDGEGADQPLFAEIAHAAQAVGIEAHYLPAESGKVSDEQGVAFGQLFDSLPKPVLAYCRTGMRSTTMWALSQANSQALPALLESAKNAGFDLKGVIRRIVNLGRTPVEVAEAEHVVVIIGGGAAGIAAAASLLARWPGLDIAIIDPADIHYYQPGWTLVGAGVFDAASTARTMASLIPRGVHWIKSAVAAFEPERNAVILDGCRVVKYQQLVVCPGLKLNWSAIEGLSETLGRNGVTSNYLYHLAPYTWELVQQLKGGHAIFTQPPMPIKCAGAPQKAMYLSADHWKRSGVLEQIEIEFYNAGAVLFGVPAYVPALMEYVRGYDIKLNFGHTLTSVDGARKTATFSRATPDGSKEVVTREFDLLHVVPQQVAPDFIRVSPLADAAGWIDIDPATLRHKVYENIHALGDAGNSSNAKTAAAARKQAPVVAHNVLAALGKIKGSAQYDGYGSCPLTVERGKIVLAEFTYGGKVAPSFPSWLIDGTKPSRLAWLLKERILPPLYWKAMLKGREWMAKPELEDL, encoded by the coding sequence ATGGATATTCGCCCACTCGTGCCGGGACTGGCGGTCGCACCGCAGATCACCGCAGCCGAACTCATAGAATTAAAGCGGGCAGGCTATCGCGCCATCATCTGCAATCGTCCCGACGGCGAAGGCGCCGATCAACCGCTCTTTGCCGAGATTGCCCATGCGGCGCAAGCCGTCGGCATCGAAGCGCATTATCTGCCGGCCGAATCGGGCAAGGTGAGCGATGAGCAAGGTGTCGCGTTTGGGCAATTGTTCGACAGTTTGCCCAAGCCGGTGCTGGCGTACTGTCGCACCGGTATGCGCTCGACGACGATGTGGGCTCTGTCGCAAGCCAATTCGCAAGCGTTGCCGGCCCTCCTGGAATCGGCGAAAAATGCCGGCTTCGACCTGAAGGGCGTGATCCGCCGCATCGTCAATCTTGGCCGCACGCCGGTCGAAGTCGCCGAAGCAGAGCATGTGGTGGTGATCATCGGCGGCGGCGCTGCCGGCATCGCGGCCGCAGCCAGCCTGCTGGCGCGCTGGCCCGGGCTCGACATCGCCATCATCGATCCGGCCGACATCCATTACTATCAGCCCGGCTGGACGCTGGTGGGCGCCGGCGTGTTCGATGCCGCCAGCACGGCGCGCACGATGGCGTCCCTGATTCCGCGCGGCGTGCATTGGATCAAGTCTGCCGTTGCCGCATTCGAACCGGAACGCAATGCCGTGATCCTTGATGGTTGCCGCGTCGTCAAATACCAGCAACTGGTGGTGTGTCCTGGCCTGAAGCTGAACTGGAGTGCGATCGAAGGCTTGTCAGAGACGTTGGGACGCAATGGCGTCACATCGAACTATCTGTACCATCTGGCGCCATACACGTGGGAACTGGTGCAACAATTGAAAGGCGGGCACGCAATTTTTACGCAGCCGCCTATGCCGATCAAATGCGCCGGTGCGCCGCAAAAGGCCATGTATCTGTCAGCTGACCATTGGAAGCGCAGCGGCGTGCTGGAGCAGATCGAGATCGAGTTTTACAACGCCGGCGCGGTGCTGTTCGGCGTCCCCGCCTATGTGCCGGCGCTGATGGAATACGTGCGCGGCTATGACATCAAGCTCAATTTTGGCCACACATTGACCAGTGTCGATGGCGCGCGCAAGACCGCCACCTTCAGCCGCGCCACCCCTGATGGCAGCAAGGAGGTCGTGACGCGCGAATTCGACCTGCTGCATGTGGTACCGCAACAGGTCGCGCCGGATTTCATTCGCGTCAGTCCCCTGGCCGATGCCGCCGGTTGGATCGATATCGATCCGGCCACGCTGCGCCACAAGGTCTACGAGAATATCCACGCGCTGGGCGATGCCGGCAACTCCAGCAATGCCAAGACCGCCGCAGCGGCGCGTAAGCAAGCGCCGGTGGTGGCGCACAATGTGCTCGCTGCGCTGGGCAAGATCAAGGGTAGCGCGCAGTACGACGGCTATGGCTCGTGCCCGCTCACGGTGGAGCGCGGCAAGATTGTGCTGGCCGAATTCACTTATGGCGGCAAGGTCGCACCCAGCTTTCCCTCCTGGCTCATCGATGGCACCAAGCCATCGCGTCTGGCCTGGCTGCTGAAGGAGCGTATTCTGCCGCCGCTGTACTGGAAAGCCATGCTCAAGGGACGCGAGTGGATGGCCAAGCCGGAACTGGAGGATCTGTAG
- a CDS encoding MBL fold metallo-hydrolase, translated as MANTVHAQVEGFFDPATNTVSYLVLDTTTGQCALIDSVLDYDPKSGHTATRSADKLIARVRELGANVQWILETHVHADHLTAAPYLKEQLGGQIGIGMHITTVQQVFGKLFNAGADMARDGSQFDHLFADDETFAIGSLACRTLHTPGHTPACMTYVVGDDAMAFVGDTLFMPDYGTARCDFPGGDAHTLFHSINKVLSLPSDTLLYMCHDYLPGGREVQFVSSVADERAHNIHVRNGISEAGFVAMRKKRDATLDMPTLILPAVQVNMRAGHLPEPEDNGVRYLKIPLNAA; from the coding sequence ATGGCAAACACCGTACACGCACAGGTCGAAGGCTTTTTCGACCCCGCCACCAATACCGTCAGTTATTTGGTGCTCGATACGACAACAGGGCAATGCGCATTGATCGACAGCGTGCTCGACTACGACCCGAAGTCGGGTCACACAGCCACCCGCTCGGCGGATAAATTGATCGCGCGCGTGCGTGAACTTGGCGCCAACGTGCAATGGATATTGGAAACCCATGTTCATGCCGATCATCTGACGGCGGCACCTTATCTGAAGGAACAACTCGGCGGCCAGATTGGCATCGGCATGCACATCACGACGGTGCAGCAAGTGTTCGGCAAACTGTTCAATGCCGGTGCCGACATGGCGCGCGATGGCAGCCAGTTCGATCACTTGTTCGCGGACGATGAAACGTTTGCGATCGGCTCCCTGGCATGCCGCACGCTGCACACGCCAGGCCATACGCCGGCCTGCATGACCTATGTCGTAGGCGATGACGCAATGGCGTTTGTCGGCGATACCCTCTTCATGCCCGACTACGGCACCGCGCGCTGCGATTTCCCCGGTGGCGATGCGCACACGCTGTTTCACTCGATTAACAAGGTACTGAGCTTGCCGTCTGACACCTTGCTGTATATGTGTCACGACTACCTGCCCGGCGGGCGCGAAGTGCAATTCGTCAGCAGCGTTGCCGACGAGCGCGCCCACAACATTCACGTGCGCAACGGCATTAGCGAAGCCGGTTTCGTGGCGATGCGCAAAAAGCGTGACGCGACACTTGACATGCCGACGCTGATCCTGCCGGCGGTGCAGGTGAACATGCGCGCCGGCCACTTGCCCGAACCGGAAGACAACGGCGTGCGTTATCTGAAAATTCCGCTCAACGCAGCCTGA
- a CDS encoding sigma-54 interaction domain-containing protein, whose protein sequence is MPITTPIVIALEPHSPQVQALVSFLEHEPDPMIVLDPEYNILAANTAYQRQFASVDKPYIGHKCYRVSHHYDVPCDQAGEHCPMKKALELRGPDRVLHIHHTPRGPEHVEVELRPILDERGVIVAYVERLTVVRSASARPSGDGLVGRSPAFNLALSALQRVAPSMLPALLLGESGTGKELFARAVHEGSARASGPFVVVDCSGLTETLFESELFGHEKGAFTGATARKPGLVETAQGGTLFLDEIGDVPLAMQVKLLRLIESGTYRRVGSIETQHANFRLVAATHKSLEKMMAEGAFRTDLYYRISAFPIHLPALRERSDDIALLVHSFLQHSISGQRRLTIEPQALLQLQLRAWPGNIRELRNVLERARLFADDGVIRCEHLPSALGPSTPLPALPIDTIPIGASLTEAIATFTGTRSELATKLGISERTLYRRLKKLGLA, encoded by the coding sequence ATGCCCATCACAACGCCTATCGTCATCGCTTTGGAGCCACATTCGCCGCAAGTCCAGGCGCTGGTTTCCTTCCTCGAACACGAGCCAGATCCAATGATTGTGCTCGATCCTGAATACAACATCCTGGCAGCCAATACCGCCTATCAGCGCCAGTTCGCCAGCGTCGACAAGCCGTACATCGGCCACAAGTGTTACCGCGTCTCGCATCACTACGATGTCCCGTGCGACCAGGCTGGCGAACATTGTCCGATGAAAAAGGCCCTGGAACTGCGCGGACCGGACCGGGTCTTGCACATCCACCACACGCCGCGCGGCCCCGAGCATGTCGAAGTCGAATTGCGTCCCATCCTCGATGAGCGCGGCGTGATCGTCGCCTACGTCGAGCGGCTCACCGTGGTGCGCAGCGCGTCGGCGCGCCCCAGCGGAGATGGCCTGGTCGGTCGCTCGCCAGCATTCAATCTGGCATTGTCGGCGTTGCAGCGGGTCGCCCCGTCGATGTTGCCGGCGCTGCTGCTGGGAGAATCCGGCACCGGCAAGGAATTGTTTGCCCGCGCCGTGCACGAGGGCAGTGCGCGTGCCAGTGGACCGTTCGTTGTCGTCGATTGCTCTGGTTTGACCGAAACGCTTTTTGAAAGCGAACTGTTTGGCCATGAAAAAGGCGCGTTCACCGGCGCTACCGCGCGCAAGCCGGGCCTGGTTGAAACGGCACAGGGCGGCACGTTGTTCCTGGATGAGATCGGCGATGTGCCGCTGGCCATGCAGGTGAAATTGTTGCGTTTGATCGAGTCTGGCACCTATCGGCGCGTCGGCAGCATCGAGACGCAGCATGCCAATTTTCGACTGGTGGCGGCGACCCACAAGTCGCTGGAAAAAATGATGGCGGAAGGCGCCTTTCGCACCGACTTGTATTACCGTATCAGCGCCTTCCCGATTCACTTGCCGGCGCTACGCGAGCGCAGCGATGACATCGCGCTCCTGGTTCATTCGTTCTTGCAGCATAGTATCTCCGGCCAGCGCCGCCTGACAATTGAACCACAAGCGCTGCTGCAACTACAGTTGCGCGCATGGCCGGGCAATATCCGCGAATTGCGCAATGTACTCGAGCGCGCGCGCCTGTTTGCCGACGATGGCGTGATCCGCTGCGAACATTTGCCATCCGCGTTGGGGCCGTCTACGCCACTACCGGCGCTGCCGATCGACACCATTCCGATCGGCGCCTCGTTGACGGAGGCTATCGCCACCTTCACCGGCACCCGCAGCGAACTGGCGACGAAACTCGGCATCAGCGAACGCACGCTATACCGGCGCCTGAAGAAGCTAGGTCTGGCTTGA
- the cydP gene encoding cytochrome oxidase putative small subunit CydP produces the protein MPPVDQRLLRQLIIAVLIKIIVLTALWWSFVRDARVSVDGDGVSDRISGITSSQGARK, from the coding sequence ATGCCCCCTGTCGACCAACGCCTCCTGCGCCAGTTAATCATCGCTGTGCTGATCAAGATCATTGTCTTGACTGCACTGTGGTGGTCATTCGTGCGCGACGCCCGCGTCAGCGTCGATGGAGATGGCGTCTCAGACCGGATCAGTGGCATAACATCTTCTCAAGGAGCAAGAAAGTGA